Proteins co-encoded in one Desulfitobacterium hafniense DCB-2 genomic window:
- a CDS encoding MgtC/SapB family protein, whose amino-acid sequence MALLLISDYEMALRLLLACILGGVVGWEREKIHKPAGLRTHILVALGAALVTIVSMFAFTSFDYANKDPGRIAANIVTGIGFLGAGTIMREGTSVKGLTTAASIWVVAAIGMAVATGMYYSSLITTFLVFLTLDGFFEKLLFRNQQLLKVCIANEFKLTEIGEVFEKNGITIKHVSVLPIKFSRNIPVEFRIRVPKDIDYFKILGEIVAIDGVTMEESMPLYRR is encoded by the coding sequence GTGGCTCTTTTGTTGATTAGCGATTACGAGATGGCCTTAAGGCTTTTGTTAGCCTGTATCTTAGGTGGGGTTGTCGGTTGGGAACGGGAGAAGATCCACAAACCCGCAGGATTAAGAACACATATACTCGTCGCTTTAGGGGCTGCTTTGGTCACTATCGTGTCTATGTTTGCTTTTACTTCATTTGATTATGCCAATAAAGATCCGGGAAGAATAGCGGCCAATATTGTAACCGGTATTGGCTTTTTGGGCGCCGGCACCATCATGCGCGAAGGCACCTCAGTCAAAGGGCTGACAACGGCCGCCAGCATTTGGGTGGTAGCGGCGATTGGCATGGCAGTGGCTACAGGGATGTATTATTCTTCATTAATAACTACCTTCCTGGTTTTCCTGACCTTGGACGGCTTCTTTGAAAAGCTTCTTTTTCGCAACCAGCAATTGTTAAAAGTGTGTATTGCCAATGAATTTAAACTGACAGAAATCGGTGAGGTTTTTGAAAAAAATGGCATCACGATTAAACATGTTTCCGTTCTGCCGATCAAGTTTTCCAGGAATATTCCCGTTGAGTTCAGAATCAGGGTGCCTAAAGATATTGACTACTTTAAGATTTTAGGGGAGATTGTGGCTATTGATGGTGTAACGATGGAGGAGAGTATGCCCCTGTACCGGCGGTAA
- the arr gene encoding NAD(+)--rifampin ADP-ribosyltransferase, with protein MHKKRELIETGPFYHGTKADLKIGDLLEPGYSSNYGKRKKANYVYLTGTLDAAVWGAELAVGDGPGRIYCVEPTGTFENDPNLTDKKFPGNPTRSYRTQHPLRVIGEVPEWEGHSPETLQKMRDHLDELKRLGIEAIND; from the coding sequence GTGCATAAAAAAAGAGAACTGATTGAAACCGGACCTTTCTACCACGGTACAAAAGCCGACTTGAAGATAGGAGACTTGCTGGAGCCTGGCTATAGCTCTAACTATGGTAAGCGAAAGAAGGCCAACTATGTCTATCTGACTGGGACCTTGGATGCGGCCGTGTGGGGAGCAGAGCTTGCAGTGGGCGACGGACCCGGTCGTATCTATTGTGTGGAGCCCACCGGCACCTTCGAGAATGATCCCAATCTGACGGATAAGAAGTTTCCGGGGAACCCCACCAGATCCTATCGCACCCAACATCCCTTGCGCGTAATAGGCGAAGTCCCGGAATGGGAAGGACACTCCCCAGAGACGCTCCAGAAAATGCGGGATCATCTTGACGAACTAAAACGTCTCGGCATTGAGGCGATAAACGACTGA
- a CDS encoding SDR family oxidoreductase — MRLMNKVAIVTGAASGMGKSIALLYAKEGAKVVVSDLNLEGAHKVAEEITSAGGTALAIKTNVAVEEDIQALVDTAVSTYGTVDIFVNNAGIMDNFEPAADIEDKNWERIFAVNTTSVMRATRKVLPIFLEKSSGVIVNVASAGGLNGARAGATYTASKHAVIGFTKNTGFMYAQQGIRCNAIAPGAVETNIGSTITDPHKFGSARAYAGMATNPRMGKPEEIAQVALFLAAEESSFVNGAVIVADGGWSAY; from the coding sequence ATGAGATTAATGAATAAGGTGGCCATTGTAACGGGAGCAGCTTCCGGTATGGGCAAGTCAATTGCCCTTCTCTACGCTAAAGAAGGGGCCAAAGTCGTTGTATCGGATCTCAATCTGGAGGGTGCCCATAAGGTTGCCGAAGAGATTACTTCGGCAGGTGGCACCGCTTTGGCCATCAAGACCAATGTTGCTGTGGAAGAAGATATTCAAGCCTTGGTTGACACAGCTGTGAGTACTTATGGTACCGTCGATATTTTTGTCAACAATGCAGGAATCATGGATAATTTTGAACCTGCCGCTGATATAGAAGATAAGAATTGGGAAAGAATATTTGCCGTAAACACCACAAGCGTTATGCGTGCAACCAGAAAGGTTCTTCCCATATTCCTGGAAAAATCAAGCGGCGTCATTGTCAATGTCGCCTCGGCAGGGGGACTAAACGGTGCCAGAGCAGGGGCTACATACACGGCCTCCAAACATGCCGTGATTGGTTTTACTAAAAACACCGGCTTTATGTATGCCCAGCAGGGGATTCGCTGCAACGCCATCGCCCCGGGAGCCGTGGAAACCAATATCGGGTCCACAATTACCGATCCTCATAAATTCGGCTCCGCACGGGCCTATGCTGGTATGGCCACCAATCCCCGTATGGGCAAACCTGAGGAGATTGCCCAGGTGGCATTGTTCCTGGCTGCGGAGGAGTCCAGCTTCGTCAATGGCGCTGTTATCGTGGCTGACGGAGGCTGGTCTGCCTATTAA
- a CDS encoding MarR family winged helix-turn-helix transcriptional regulator, translating to MVVLNYNKTKQIHKLMFTFMGLFHEKFLLPFRNEVDCRSDLKKNHIKILNILYHENPKTLTEIGKNLDIEKGSLTALVDFLEEKELIIRAMDPKDRRKSLIYLSPQGKEKMEERIAAFTEQMGESLAVFDAGDIQAFENNLQHVVDFLKKVPV from the coding sequence GTGGTCGTATTGAACTATAATAAAACCAAGCAAATTCATAAACTGATGTTTACTTTTATGGGGTTGTTCCATGAGAAGTTTTTGCTGCCATTTCGCAACGAAGTGGATTGTCGTTCAGATTTGAAGAAAAATCATATCAAAATACTCAATATCCTTTATCATGAGAATCCAAAAACCCTGACCGAAATCGGTAAAAACCTGGATATTGAAAAAGGAAGCTTAACCGCTTTGGTTGATTTTTTGGAGGAAAAGGAGCTTATTATACGGGCTATGGATCCGAAGGATCGCCGGAAGAGCTTAATTTACTTAAGCCCCCAGGGCAAAGAGAAGATGGAGGAGCGTATTGCTGCTTTCACAGAACAAATGGGAGAATCTTTGGCTGTTTTTGATGCCGGGGATATCCAGGCTTTTGAGAATAATTTGCAGCACGTTGTGGATTTTCTTAAAAAAGTGCCGGTTTGA
- a CDS encoding Rrf2 family transcriptional regulator: MQLSSRFPVAVQILIIIAWCPEDVKVTSEALAVSVNTNPVLIRRIMGYLKKAGLIAISSGTGGAKLTRSTEEITLLAVYRAVELTDQHALFGLHAHPNAYCPIGCRINDVLRPPLEEARNALEGSLAKVTIQELLSSFPPFDYAILKHLKL; this comes from the coding sequence ATGCAATTAAGCAGCAGGTTTCCTGTAGCAGTACAAATCCTTATTATCATTGCCTGGTGTCCTGAAGATGTCAAAGTGACCAGCGAAGCCCTTGCTGTGAGTGTCAACACCAATCCGGTTCTGATCCGGCGCATTATGGGGTACTTAAAAAAAGCCGGCCTGATCGCTATTTCTTCAGGTACCGGAGGAGCAAAACTAACCAGAAGTACGGAGGAGATCACTTTATTGGCGGTCTATCGGGCAGTGGAATTAACGGACCAGCATGCACTGTTTGGCCTTCATGCTCATCCCAATGCCTATTGTCCGATTGGCTGCCGGATCAATGACGTGCTCCGGCCACCTTTAGAGGAGGCGAGAAACGCCCTTGAAGGGTCCTTGGCAAAAGTGACCATCCAAGAGCTGTTGTCATCCTTTCCACCCTTTGATTACGCGATTCTTAAGCATTTAAAGCTTTAA
- a CDS encoding DUF2695 domain-containing protein — protein sequence MIVMPEKTFQEEGQAELPLLKDKKLIKEEVNRRLVHGIKQGHLEYDALYNHEKSSLNKDAEILSMLFQRLFFYRLNEKLAAFHCDHTYRFSRQILTQMQLNRGKINDILEIFQKNGGVCDCEVLYNVESRLIGKDSQV from the coding sequence ATGATAGTCATGCCGGAGAAGACTTTTCAGGAAGAAGGACAAGCAGAATTACCCCTTCTTAAGGATAAGAAATTGATTAAAGAAGAGGTTAACCGCCGTTTAGTTCATGGAATTAAGCAGGGTCATCTGGAATACGATGCGCTCTATAATCATGAGAAATCCAGTTTGAACAAAGATGCTGAGATCTTAAGCATGCTTTTTCAGCGTCTGTTCTTTTACCGCTTAAATGAAAAACTGGCAGCCTTCCACTGTGACCATACTTATCGTTTCAGCCGGCAAATATTAACTCAGATGCAGCTTAACCGCGGCAAAATCAACGATATTCTGGAGATTTTCCAAAAGAACGGCGGCGTGTGTGACTGTGAAGTGCTCTATAATGTTGAAAGCCGCTTAATCGGCAAAGACTCTCAAGTCTAA
- a CDS encoding AraC family transcriptional regulator, producing MRVNEKGVLEGSEYYFFTPSNLAKSLFFYLICTGKFFCDQNYNVEREKYSSYLLMFVVKGQGTVCYNDRIYTAKENDLIILNCHNPHRYYTNTEWTTLWLHYDGNISKELFDLIYDRFGCVISLSNLLIIPKYLNRILEDARAGSPLSEPLMSCYIQRMLSELLMLSDDFILPESDKSDPVLEAIAFIETNFKEKLSLKVIASHVNMSSFHFARTFKKDTGYSPYEYVVKTRLNHAKMLLKKTNLQIKEIAAECGFSTESNFVVNFHNNIGVTPGEFRNTPF from the coding sequence ATGAGGGTTAACGAAAAAGGAGTCCTTGAAGGCTCAGAATATTATTTTTTCACTCCCAGCAATCTGGCAAAATCCCTCTTTTTTTATTTGATTTGTACAGGTAAATTCTTCTGCGACCAGAATTACAATGTCGAAAGAGAAAAATACAGCAGTTACCTGCTGATGTTTGTAGTAAAGGGTCAAGGTACAGTCTGTTATAACGACAGGATATATACTGCCAAAGAAAATGATTTAATCATTCTCAATTGTCATAACCCGCATCGGTATTATACGAATACTGAATGGACGACATTGTGGCTCCATTATGACGGTAACATCAGCAAAGAGCTGTTTGACCTTATTTATGATCGTTTCGGATGTGTCATTTCTTTGAGTAATTTGCTAATCATACCTAAGTATCTGAATAGGATTCTTGAAGATGCCAGGGCAGGCAGCCCCCTTTCTGAACCCTTAATGTCATGTTATATCCAGAGGATGCTGTCAGAATTACTGATGCTCTCTGATGATTTTATTTTGCCCGAATCTGATAAATCTGATCCGGTTCTGGAAGCTATAGCATTTATTGAGACTAACTTTAAAGAAAAACTCAGCCTTAAAGTTATTGCGTCCCATGTTAACATGAGTTCTTTCCATTTTGCCAGAACCTTTAAAAAGGATACCGGCTATTCCCCATATGAATATGTCGTGAAAACTCGTTTAAACCATGCTAAAATGCTGCTTAAGAAAACAAATCTTCAGATTAAGGAGATAGCCGCCGAATGCGGGTTTTCTACTGAATCAAATTTTGTGGTCAATTTCCACAATAATATAGGAGTTACACCCGGCGAGTTCAGAAACACACCATTTTAA
- a CDS encoding molybdopterin oxidoreductase family protein: MGEWKKSGCILCAQNCGLELEIENNRIVKVRGDKDNPRSLGYCCQKGLKIAHYAHNGDRLYYPLKKAGDRHVRISWEQAIGEISEKLLSIKEDHGPKSFAYVGGGNVGGQMEVGIGLRLLGLLGSRYYYSSLAQEFSNVFWVDGRVAGKQGLTSVADAHGADTLVAWGWNGWMSHQEPRTRLLIKEFAENPRKKLLVIDPRLSETAKFADLHLALRPGSDTLLLKAIIRIILEQEWEDKKYLEDHVSGWEEVAQLFSGFEAKRAVEEVCGLNYEDVVETARLIAQTKSCIHQDLGIYMNRNSTLNNYLLHILRAVTGRLAVEGGQIFPAFLYPMGSDSDERHPKTWRTVKHKMFPVLGVFPPAILPDEILHDHPERIRALIVSACNPLRSWPDTLAYEKAFHALELSVCIDIAYTETARLSDYVLPSLSYLESYDTTCFNYSYPEFYFQMRQPVLEPLSPEAKEGSAIILELIKAMGFLPELPDRLYGAGQQGLTSYLGAINAYFLENPQHAKLAPLILAETLGKALGSVNQALIVGLLINSSKGFKAGAAAIGYPPDITMAEKMYQDIVGHPQGLILARFQGDNFQMLHTPDKKLALSIEELFEPLQAATIDKERAELDLPEHYPLILHAGLHHETVANTMLRNPQWNGSRRWATMLMHEADAGNLGLTDGDKAEITTKASTALIEVEISPHAARGCVYIRHGGGLVYEGSKYGVNVNELVQSTDRDEMCTPMHRRIPCRVEAVGE; this comes from the coding sequence ATGGGAGAATGGAAAAAAAGCGGTTGTATACTCTGTGCTCAGAACTGTGGCCTGGAACTGGAGATAGAGAACAATCGTATCGTCAAAGTCCGTGGGGATAAGGACAATCCCCGCAGTCTCGGCTATTGCTGCCAAAAAGGTCTGAAGATCGCCCATTATGCCCATAATGGGGATCGCCTTTATTATCCTTTGAAAAAAGCAGGGGACCGTCATGTGCGCATCAGCTGGGAACAAGCCATTGGTGAGATTTCTGAAAAATTATTGTCCATCAAAGAAGACCATGGACCTAAATCCTTTGCTTATGTGGGCGGCGGCAATGTAGGGGGGCAGATGGAGGTCGGCATCGGGTTAAGGCTGCTGGGCCTTCTGGGTTCACGTTATTACTATTCATCATTGGCACAAGAATTTTCCAATGTCTTTTGGGTGGACGGCCGGGTTGCGGGAAAACAGGGGTTAACTTCCGTGGCGGACGCCCATGGAGCAGATACTTTGGTGGCGTGGGGCTGGAATGGCTGGATGAGCCATCAGGAGCCGCGTACCCGGCTCTTGATCAAGGAGTTTGCTGAGAATCCCCGCAAAAAACTGCTTGTTATTGATCCGCGCTTATCGGAGACGGCTAAGTTTGCGGATCTTCATCTGGCCCTGCGCCCGGGGTCTGATACATTGCTCTTAAAAGCCATCATCCGGATTATTCTCGAGCAGGAATGGGAAGATAAAAAGTATCTTGAAGACCATGTGAGCGGGTGGGAAGAGGTTGCCCAACTCTTCAGCGGATTTGAAGCTAAGAGAGCGGTGGAAGAGGTCTGCGGGCTTAATTATGAAGATGTGGTGGAGACGGCCCGCCTGATTGCCCAAACCAAGTCCTGTATCCATCAGGATTTGGGGATTTATATGAATCGCAACTCCACCCTCAACAATTACTTGCTGCATATTTTACGGGCTGTAACAGGACGTTTGGCTGTGGAAGGGGGACAGATTTTTCCCGCTTTCCTTTATCCCATGGGAAGTGACAGCGATGAGCGCCATCCGAAAACCTGGCGTACGGTGAAACATAAGATGTTTCCCGTGTTGGGGGTATTTCCGCCGGCTATCTTGCCTGATGAGATCCTCCATGATCATCCGGAGCGCATCCGCGCTTTAATCGTCAGTGCCTGTAACCCCCTTCGCTCCTGGCCGGATACCCTGGCTTATGAAAAGGCCTTCCATGCCTTGGAGCTCTCAGTGTGTATTGATATCGCCTACACCGAAACCGCCCGCTTGTCTGATTATGTCCTGCCCAGTCTCAGTTATCTGGAATCCTATGATACCACGTGTTTTAACTATTCCTACCCGGAGTTCTATTTTCAAATGCGTCAGCCTGTCCTGGAGCCCCTCAGCCCGGAAGCCAAAGAGGGTTCAGCGATTATCTTAGAGCTGATTAAGGCCATGGGTTTTCTACCGGAACTGCCGGATCGGCTCTATGGGGCAGGGCAGCAAGGCCTTACCTCATACTTAGGGGCAATCAACGCTTATTTCCTGGAAAATCCCCAGCATGCCAAGCTGGCTCCCCTCATCCTGGCGGAAACTCTGGGGAAGGCCCTCGGCTCCGTCAACCAGGCTTTAATCGTAGGCCTGCTGATCAACAGCAGTAAAGGCTTTAAAGCCGGCGCTGCCGCCATAGGCTATCCTCCGGATATCACTATGGCGGAGAAGATGTATCAGGATATTGTTGGGCATCCCCAGGGGTTAATCCTGGCCAGATTCCAGGGTGATAACTTTCAAATGCTGCACACCCCAGATAAAAAACTGGCCTTGAGCATTGAGGAGCTCTTCGAACCTCTGCAAGCGGCCACTATCGATAAAGAAAGGGCGGAGCTGGATCTGCCTGAGCATTATCCTCTGATCCTCCACGCAGGGCTTCATCATGAGACAGTAGCCAACACCATGCTGCGCAATCCCCAGTGGAACGGTTCCCGGCGCTGGGCAACCATGCTTATGCATGAGGCGGATGCCGGAAACCTGGGGCTTACCGACGGGGACAAAGCTGAAATTACCACAAAAGCCTCCACAGCGCTGATCGAAGTTGAAATTAGTCCCCACGCAGCTCGCGGTTGTGTCTACATCCGTCATGGCGGAGGGCTGGTCTATGAAGGCAGCAAATACGGAGTCAATGTCAATGAATTAGTCCAGAGCACGGACAGGGACGAGATGTGCACTCCCATGCACCGCCGTATTCCTTGCCGGGTGGAAGCGGTGGGGGAGTAG
- a CDS encoding methyltetrahydrofolate cobalamin methyltransferase: MLIVGELINSSRKAISDSVDNRNAHYIKKIAFEQVEAGANYLDVNCGTKVFEEKETMEWLINTIQEAVQVPLCIDSPNPEVLEAGLALCKYGQPMINSITDEKERFEAISPLLAKYKAKIVALCMDDEGVPETAADRMRVLKSLYDKLRSIGVPDQDMYFDPLVKPISSIEAAGIEVLETIRAVKKEYPNVHFMCGLSNVSYGLPNRKILNRIFMVQTMTLGMDGYILNPTDRGMMGTIFAAQALMGQDLYCMNYLSAHRAGVYEELSKNL, translated from the coding sequence ATGTTGATTGTAGGCGAACTTATTAATTCCAGCCGAAAAGCTATTAGCGATTCGGTGGATAATCGTAACGCACACTATATTAAGAAGATAGCGTTCGAACAAGTTGAAGCCGGCGCAAACTATTTGGATGTGAATTGTGGAACTAAGGTCTTTGAGGAAAAGGAAACCATGGAATGGCTCATCAACACAATCCAGGAAGCAGTTCAGGTTCCCTTGTGCATCGATAGCCCCAATCCTGAGGTTTTGGAAGCGGGACTGGCACTATGTAAGTATGGACAGCCCATGATTAACTCAATTACTGATGAGAAGGAACGTTTTGAAGCGATTAGCCCCCTTTTGGCCAAATATAAGGCCAAAATCGTGGCACTCTGCATGGACGATGAGGGAGTTCCAGAAACAGCCGCTGACCGTATGCGGGTGCTTAAAAGTCTATATGATAAACTACGGTCAATTGGGGTTCCGGATCAGGATATGTATTTTGACCCGCTTGTCAAGCCGATAAGCAGTATTGAGGCAGCCGGAATTGAGGTTCTCGAAACGATTAGGGCTGTAAAAAAAGAATATCCAAATGTCCACTTTATGTGTGGGTTAAGCAATGTGTCTTATGGGCTGCCTAACCGAAAAATATTAAACCGTATCTTCATGGTCCAAACCATGACATTGGGCATGGACGGCTATATTTTAAATCCTACCGACAGGGGGATGATGGGAACAATTTTCGCTGCCCAGGCTTTAATGGGTCAGGATTTATATTGTATGAATTACTTGAGCGCTCATCGGGCCGGTGTTTATGAAGAACTGTCAAAAAATCTATAA
- the msrB gene encoding peptide-methionine (R)-S-oxide reductase MsrB has product MTVDKTNLEIATFAGGCFWCMESVYSPLPGVLEVLSGYTGGHVENPTYNEVCSHTTGHREAIQIKFNPNIVSYKELLAFFWRQIDPTDPGGQFHDRGESYQTAIFYHSEEQRRLAEESKQALISSSHFDKPIVTEILPAAPFYPAEDYHQGYHQKNAFRYALYRQGSGRDAFINKHWAKEKEQLKKRLTPLQFHVTQEKGTEPPFQNEFWNNKQEGIYVDVVSGEPLFSSKDKFDSGCGWPSFTRPVLKSNIVEKIDLSHNMTRTEVVSRNSESHLGHVFDDGPGPDGLRYCINSAALRFIPKEDLEREGYGDLLRLFRD; this is encoded by the coding sequence ATGACAGTTGATAAAACCAATCTGGAAATTGCTACGTTTGCCGGGGGGTGCTTTTGGTGTATGGAATCAGTATACAGCCCCTTGCCTGGGGTTTTGGAGGTTCTATCCGGCTACACCGGCGGCCATGTGGAAAACCCCACCTATAACGAGGTCTGTTCCCACACCACCGGACATAGGGAAGCGATCCAAATTAAATTCAATCCGAATATTGTGAGCTACAAGGAACTCTTGGCTTTTTTCTGGCGGCAAATCGATCCCACCGATCCCGGCGGACAGTTTCACGATCGTGGTGAGTCCTATCAGACAGCTATTTTTTATCACAGCGAAGAACAGCGCCGGCTGGCCGAAGAGTCTAAACAGGCTTTAATCAGCAGTTCGCATTTTGATAAGCCCATCGTTACTGAGATTCTCCCGGCTGCTCCCTTCTATCCGGCAGAAGATTACCACCAAGGCTATCATCAAAAAAATGCTTTCCGCTATGCACTTTACCGCCAGGGTTCAGGCCGGGATGCCTTCATCAACAAACATTGGGCAAAAGAAAAGGAGCAATTAAAAAAGCGTTTAACTCCGCTGCAATTTCATGTGACTCAGGAAAAAGGCACGGAACCTCCCTTTCAAAATGAGTTTTGGAATAACAAGCAGGAAGGGATTTACGTGGATGTCGTTTCCGGTGAGCCTCTATTCAGTTCGAAGGATAAATTCGACAGCGGCTGCGGCTGGCCTAGTTTTACCAGGCCGGTGTTAAAAAGCAATATCGTCGAAAAAATTGACCTCAGCCATAATATGACCCGCACAGAGGTCGTCAGCCGCAATTCTGAATCTCATTTGGGACATGTTTTCGATGACGGACCGGGGCCGGATGGCTTGCGTTACTGCATCAATTCGGCTGCTCTGCGCTTTATCCCGAAGGAAGATCTGGAACGGGAGGGCTATGGGGATCTGCTCCGTTTGTTCCGGGATTAG
- a CDS encoding MarR family winged helix-turn-helix transcriptional regulator gives MSEMIAKEYIELISNLFGNFSQLNKEAVALSHLQSHVLEFIYMKQRALNIKDISSGLDIAKQQLTKVISDLETGGFLVKAPDPKDKRAVLVSLTTAGKDAEDQKWAGMYQRLSNNLTKLTDEEQADLTYALHKVNLLLKKMEN, from the coding sequence ATGAGTGAAATGATTGCCAAAGAATATATTGAGTTGATCTCAAATCTTTTTGGGAACTTCAGCCAGCTGAACAAAGAAGCCGTGGCGTTGTCACACCTGCAAAGCCACGTTCTCGAATTTATCTATATGAAGCAGAGAGCATTGAATATTAAAGACATAAGCAGCGGTCTGGATATTGCCAAGCAACAATTAACCAAAGTGATCAGCGACCTTGAAACAGGTGGCTTCCTGGTCAAAGCACCCGACCCTAAAGATAAGCGGGCCGTTCTGGTTTCCCTGACCACAGCGGGCAAAGATGCTGAAGATCAAAAATGGGCCGGAATGTATCAACGGCTCAGCAATAACCTGACTAAATTGACTGATGAGGAGCAAGCCGATCTAACCTATGCTCTCCATAAAGTCAATCTGCTCTTGAAAAAGATGGAAAACTAA
- a CDS encoding corrinoid protein, producing the protein MKILDEIKEALMKGDANQVREQAAKAVAEGLDPVTIINDGFITAMSIIGTKFKNNEVYVPEVLVAARAMHAGMDAVKPFLAGDALQEKGTVLIGTVKGDLHDIGKNLVIIMLQGGGFKVVDLGIDVSAEKFVEAVKENKPDVVAISALLTSTIINMKGVIEGLADYRDQVKIIVGGAPVTQDFADKIGADAYAPDAASAVEKVRELVGAA; encoded by the coding sequence ATGAAAATCCTTGACGAAATAAAAGAAGCACTTATGAAGGGAGATGCCAATCAAGTTCGGGAGCAAGCAGCTAAAGCAGTGGCAGAAGGGCTTGATCCGGTTACGATTATTAATGATGGGTTTATTACGGCTATGAGTATTATCGGTACTAAGTTTAAAAATAATGAAGTTTATGTCCCCGAAGTCTTAGTTGCCGCCAGAGCAATGCATGCTGGAATGGATGCCGTTAAACCTTTTTTAGCCGGCGATGCCCTTCAAGAGAAAGGAACTGTATTGATTGGCACTGTGAAGGGGGATCTTCACGATATTGGTAAAAATCTGGTTATCATAATGTTGCAGGGTGGCGGTTTTAAAGTGGTGGATTTAGGAATTGACGTTTCGGCAGAAAAATTCGTTGAAGCTGTTAAAGAAAATAAACCGGATGTCGTAGCCATTTCTGCCTTATTAACCTCAACGATCATAAATATGAAGGGCGTAATTGAAGGCTTGGCTGATTATCGCGATCAGGTAAAAATAATTGTGGGCGGAGCCCCGGTTACCCAGGATTTTGCCGATAAGATTGGCGCCGACGCTTATGCTCCGGATGCTGCGTCTGCGGTGGAAAAGGTACGCGAACTTGTCGGCGCAGCCTGA
- a CDS encoding uroporphyrinogen decarboxylase family protein: MNHRERVLAVLNKKLPDRIPMDLCESASFINDPAYFALKNYFNIEGEVEPFRRNFTANYYDPRVLQALDIDFRHVWLKTPTGYQNTMYDDGTFSDEWGVVYRLLGNERAIVKYPLLNADESDLDNYPWLDPYAPGRAEGLAKRAHDLLQNTDYAIAAHAAHNYGFFDTAWIMRGFDNFLVDLMINKPFAKRLLGKILDIFLGLHEVYLNAVGPYIHMIAFCEDYGMQNAPFISPELYKEMLQPYHKELFAFIKKKAPQAKIMFHSCGAVYPLIPLLIEAGIDVLNPIQHTANGMDPLKIKQEFGSEVIFHGGIDVQHALAGSIEGAEKEVKNMIDTLGENGGYIVAPANVVSGETPPENIASLYRTAANYGRYDLK, from the coding sequence ATGAATCATCGTGAAAGGGTATTAGCGGTTTTGAACAAAAAACTGCCTGACCGTATCCCTATGGATTTATGTGAATCGGCGAGCTTTATTAATGATCCGGCCTATTTTGCTTTGAAAAACTATTTTAATATTGAGGGAGAGGTTGAGCCGTTCCGCAGAAATTTTACGGCGAACTATTATGACCCACGTGTTCTGCAAGCTTTGGACATTGATTTTCGCCATGTTTGGCTGAAAACGCCTACGGGTTATCAAAATACAATGTATGATGATGGCACTTTTTCTGATGAATGGGGTGTCGTCTATAGGTTATTGGGAAATGAAAGAGCTATTGTAAAGTATCCTTTATTGAATGCAGATGAAAGTGATCTTGATAACTATCCATGGCTTGATCCATATGCTCCGGGACGTGCTGAGGGCTTGGCAAAACGTGCCCATGACCTGCTCCAAAATACCGATTACGCTATTGCCGCCCATGCTGCTCATAATTATGGATTCTTCGATACTGCTTGGATTATGAGAGGATTTGATAATTTTTTAGTTGACCTCATGATCAATAAACCATTTGCCAAGCGTTTATTAGGAAAAATTCTTGATATATTTTTAGGACTTCATGAAGTATACCTAAATGCAGTGGGACCCTATATCCATATGATAGCTTTCTGTGAAGATTATGGCATGCAGAACGCACCATTTATCTCACCTGAATTATATAAGGAGATGCTGCAACCGTATCATAAAGAACTCTTTGCCTTTATTAAAAAGAAGGCCCCTCAGGCTAAAATAATGTTTCACAGTTGTGGGGCTGTTTACCCATTGATTCCTTTGTTAATTGAAGCCGGAATTGACGTTTTGAATCCTATCCAGCATACGGCAAACGGCATGGACCCGCTTAAAATAAAGCAGGAATTTGGTTCTGAAGTTATTTTTCATGGTGGCATAGATGTTCAGCATGCTCTAGCCGGAAGTATAGAGGGCGCTGAAAAAGAAGTTAAAAATATGATTGACACATTAGGAGAAAACGGTGGTTATATCGTAGCGCCAGCCAATGTTGTTTCGGGGGAAACTCCTCCTGAAAACATCGCAAGTCTATACAGAACAGCGGCAAATTATGGCAGATATGATCTGAAATAA